From Micromonospora echinaurantiaca:
GGCGTGTCCAAGGCTTCCTGGTAATAGCCCGGCGCGCTTCGCGCGTCAGCTGAACTGTCTCTTCGCCGTAGGCCCCGGGCCGTGCCCGGGGAACCCCGGCGAGAAAGGTTGACGAATTTCATGACGATGACCGACCCGATCGCAGACATGCTCACGCGTCTGCGTAACGCCAACCAGGCGTACCACGACCGGGTGACGATGCCGTACTCCAAGATCAAGGCGAACATCGCCGAGGTCCTGAAGTCCGAGGGCTACATCTCCACCTGGTCGGTCGAGGAGCCCGAGGAGGGCGCCGTCGGCAAGCGACTGGTCGTCGAGCTGAAGTACGGCCAGAACCGGGAGCGGAGCCTGGCCGGCATCAAGCGTGTGTCCAAGCCCGGTCTCCGGGTGTACGCCAAGTCGGACGGGCTCCCGCGGGTGCTCGGCGGGCTGGGCGTGGCGATCATTTCGACGTCCCAGGGGCTGCTCACCGACCGGCAGGCCCGCAAGCGGAGCGTTGGCGGGGAAGTCCTCGCCTTCGTCTGGTAACGGGAGACAGGTAGAAATGTCGCGTATTGGACGTAAGTCGATCCCGGTACCGTCCGGTGTCGATATCACCATCGACGGCCAGACCGTCAAGGTCAAGGGCCCGAAGGGCGAGCTGTCGCACACCCTGGCCGAGCCGATCACCATCGAGCGGGCCGAGGACGGGCAGCTGAACGTCAACCGCCCGAACGACGAGCGCAAGGCCAAGGAACTGCACGGCCTGAGCCGGACCCTGGTCGCCAACATGATCGTCGGCGTCACCGAGGGCTACCGTAAGAGCCTGGAGATCGCCGGCACCGGTTACCGGGTCACGGCCAAGGGCAAGGACCTCGAGTTCGCGCTCGGGTTCTCGCACCCGGTCACCGTGCAGGCGCCGGACGGCATCACCTTCACGGTGGAGAAGCCGACCCTGTTCCACGTGGCCGGCATCGACAAGCAGCTGGTCGGCGAGGTCGCCGCCAACATCCGGAAGATCCGTCCGCCGGAGCCCTACAAGGGCAAGGGTGTCAAGTACCAGGGCGAGGTCATCCGCCGCAAGGCTGGAAAGGCAGGTAAGAAGTGAGCGCCACGCTGCTCAAGCGCCGCCGCGGCGTTGCCGCCAAGCGCGCCGTCGGGCGTGCGCGTCGGCACTTCCGGGTCCGCAAGAACATCAGCGGCACCGCCGAGCGTCCCCGCCTCGTGGTCACCCGTTCGCTGCGGCACATCGTCGCCCAGATCGTCGACGACACCAAGGGTCACACCCTGGCGTCGGCCTCGACCCTGGACGCGTCGCTGCGCGGTGCGGAGGGCGACAAGAGCGCCCTGGCCGGCAAGGTCGGTGCCCTGCTCGCCGAGCGGGCCAAGGCCGCCGGTATCTCCAAGGTCGTCTTCGACCGCGGTGGCAACCGGTACGCGGGGCGGGTCGCCGCGCTGGCCGATGCCGCCCGCGAAGCCGGGCTCGAGTTCTAACAACCCCGTCACGAGAGAGAAGGAAGGCTGCTGATGCCAGGTCAACAGCGCCGTGGCGGCGGGTCCGGTGGCAACGAGGGTGGTCGCCGCGACAACCGCCGTGAGGGCGGCCGCGGAAACGCGCCCGTCGAGAAGACCCCGCACCTCGAGCGGGTCGTCGCGATCAACCGCGTCGCCAAGGTCGTGAAGGGTGGTCGTCGCTTCAGCTTCACCGCCCTGGTGATCGTGGGCGACGGCGACGGCACCGTCGGCGTGGGCTACGGAAAGGCCAAGGAGGTGCCCGCGGCGATCGCCAAGGGTGTCGAGGAGGCCAAGAAGCACTTCTTCAAGGTGCCGCGGATCGGTCAGTCGATCCCGCACCCGGTCCAGGGCGAGGACGCCGCCGGCGTCGTGCTGCTCAAGCCGGCCTCCGCCGGTACCGGTGTCATCGCCGGTGGTCCGGTGCGTGCCGTGCTGGAGTGCGCGGGCATCCACGACGTGCTCTCCAAGAGCCTCGGGTCGTCCAACCCGATCAACATCGTGCACGCCACCGTGGCGGCGCTGAAGGGGCTGGAATCCCCCGAGGCGGTCGCGCAGCGTCGTGGCCTGCCGGTGGAGGACGTCGCGCCGGCCGCCATGCTGGCGTCGCGGGCGGGGGTGGCTTCCTGATGGCACGTCTCAAGGTCACCCAGGTCCGGTCCGAGATCGGGACCAAGCAGAACCAGCGTGACTCGCTGCGTTCGCTCGGTCTCAAGCGGATCAACGACGTGGTGGTCAAGGAGGACCGGCCCGAGATCCGCGGCATGATCTTCACTGTGAACCACCTCGTGAAGGTCGAGGAGGTCGAGTAATGACGATCAAGGTCCACCACCTGCGTCCGGCGCCGGGGGCCAAGACCGCGAAGACCCGCGTGGGTCGCGGTGAGGGCTCCAAGGGCAAGACCGCCGGTCGCGGTACCAAGGGTTCGAAGGCCCGCAAGAACATCTCGGCGGCGTTCGAGGGTGGGCAGATGCCCATCCACATGCGCCTGCCGAAGATGAAGGGCTTCAAGAACAAGTTCAAGGTGGTCTTCCAGGTGGTCAACCTGGACCGGCTCGCCGAGCTGTTCCCGAACGGTGGCCAGGTCGGCCCGCTGGAGCTGGTCGAGGCCGGCGCGGTCCGCAAGGGCCAGCCGGTCAAGGTGCTCGGAACGGGCGACCTCGGTGGCGTGGCTCTCCAGGTGTCGGCGCACGCGTTCAGCGCGTCGGCCAAGGAGAAGATCACCGCTGCCGGCGGCTCGGTCACCGAGCTGTAAGGACTGCACGACCCGTGGCGTCCGTCCAGTTGCCCGTAACTGGCGGGCGCCACGGTCTACCTGGGCCGTGTGCGCCGGGTAACATCAAACTCGGTTTATGTAGCCGGGCACATCTGCCCGGACCGGGATCGGGCTGTTAGAGTCCCTTCCCAGCTATGGATATCGGGCACTCGCCCGGCACCCACCCCGACCCGCCAGGGATCACCGGCGGCCCGCCTCGCGCAGGAGGAAGAAGTTGCTGTCCGCCTTTCTCAGTGCGTTCCGTACGCCTGACCTGCGCAAGAAGCTGCTGTTCACAGTAGGCATCATCGCGATCTACCGGCTCGGCGCCACGCTGCCCAGCCCGGGCGTGTCCTACGGCAACGTGCAGAAGTGCCTCGACACCATCCAGGGCGACTCCACGAGCGTCCTGAACCTGCTGAACCTCTTCTCCGGCGGCGCGCTGCTGCAGCTCTCGGTCTTCGCGCTGGGCATCATGCCCTACATCACCGCGTCGATCATCCTGCAGCTGCTGACCGTCGTGATCCCGCGGCTGGAGCAGCTCCGCAAGGAGGGCCAGGCCGGCCAGGCGAAGATCACCCAGTACACCCGTTACCTGACCCTGGGCCTCGGTGTCCTGCAGGCCTCGGCGTTCGTCGCGCTGGCCCGCTCCGGGCAGCTGTTCAACAACCAGTGCGACCAGTTCCCGATCATCCCCGAGGGCACCGGCATCCCGGACTGGCTGACGCTGTCCATCCTGGTGATGACGATGACCGCCGGCACCGGCCTGGTCATGTGGCTCGGTGAGCTGATCACCGACCGGGGCGTCGGCAACGGCATGTCCGTGCTGATCTTCACCTCGATCGCCGCCCGGCTCCCCAGCGAGGGCTGGCAGATCAAGCAGAGCCAGGGCTGGTGGAAGTTCATCCTGGTCCTCGCGCTGGTCCTGGTGGTCATCACCGCGGTCACCTTCATCGAGCAGGCGCAGCGCCGGATCCCGGTGCAGTACGCCAAGCGGATGATCGGCCGGCGGATGTACGGCGGCACCTCGACCTACATCCCGCTGAAGGTCAACCAGGCGGGTGTCATCCCGGTCATCTTCGGCTCGTCGCTGCTCTACCTGCCGCAGCTGGCGCTCCAGTTCTTCGACCAGACCAACCCGGGCAAGACCCAGGCGTGGATCCAGAACAACCTGGTCGACCCGACCAGCCCGATCTACATCGCGGTCTACTTCCTGCTGATCATCTTCTTCACGTACTTCTACGTCTCGATCACGTTCAACCCGACCGAGGTCGCGGACAACATGAAGAAGTACGGCGGCTTCGTGCCGGGCATCCGCCCCGGCAAGCCGACCGCCGACTACCTGGACTTCATCCTCAGCCGCATCACCCTGCCGGGCTCGCTCTACCTGGGCATCATCTCGATCCTGCCGAACTTCTTCTTCATCTGGCTGGACAAGCAGCAGTACATGAACTTCCCGTTCGGCGGTGTCGCTGTGCTGATCATGGTTGGCGTCGGTCTGGAGACCGCCAAGCAGATCGAGAGCCAACTGATGCAGCGGAACTACGAAGGGTTCCTGCGGTAGATGAGACTCGTTCTGGTTGGCCCGCCGGGCGCGGGCAAGGGCACGCAGGCCGAGTTCATCGCCGCGCACCTCTCGGTGCCGAAGATCTCGACCGGGGACATCTTCCGGGCCAACGTGTCCCAGGGGACCGAACTCGGCGTCGAGGCGAAGCGCTACATGGACGCCGGCAAGCTGGTGCCGGACGAGGTGACCATCAACATGGTCCGGGACCGGCTCGCCGAGCCGGACGCCAGCGAGGGCTTCCTGCTCGACGGCTTCCCCCGGACGACGCCGCAGGCCGCCGCGCTCGACAAGCTCCTCGCCGACCTGGGCACCGCGCTCGACCTGGTGCTGGAACTGGTCGTCGACGACGACGAGGTGATCCGCCGGCTCTCCGGCCGGCGGACCTGCCGGGGCTGCGGCAAGATCTGGCACGTCGAGTTCGACCCGACCACCCGGGACGGCATCTGCGACCGTTGCGGCGCCGAGCTGTTCCAGCGGGACGACGACAAGCCGGAGACCATCGCCGCCCGGCTGCGGGAGTACGCGGAGAAGACCGCGCCGCTGGTCGACTACTACGGCGCCCAGGGCAAGCTGGTGGGCATCGACGCCACCGGCCCGGTGGAGGACGTCACCGTCCGGGCCATCGACGCCCTGCGCTCGTACGGCGGCTGACGTCCCGGCCACGGCGGATAGAGTGCGAACAGCGGGGTACGCCCGGCGTGCCCCGCTGTTCGGCAACGAAAGGTAACGGCTCCATGCGTCGTCCCCAGCTGGACATCCAGCTGAAGACCCCCGACCAGATCGAGAAGATGCGCGCCGCCGGTCTGGTGGTCGCCGAGGCGCTGCGCCGGATGCGCGAGGCGGTCGCCCCCGGGGTCAGCACCGCCGACCTGGACGCCGTCGCCGAGTCGACCATCCGCGAGGCCGGCGCCGTCCCCTCGTTCAAGGGCTACCACGGCTTCCCCGCCTCGATCTGCTCCTCGGTCAACGAGCAGGTGGTGCACGCGATCCCGGCGTCCGAGCAGGTGCTCCGTGAGGGTGACCTGATTTCGATCGACTGCGGCGCGGTGCTGAACGGCTGGCACGGCGACGCCGCCATCACCGTCGGCGTGGGCGAGGTCGACCCGGCCCTGCTGAAGATGGCCACGGTGGCCGAGGACGCCATGTGGGCCGGTATCGCCGCGGCGGCGCGGGGAGCGGCCAGCGGCAAGGGCCGACTCACCGACATCTCGCACGCGGTGGAGGACGCGGTCCGCCGGGGTGGCCGGTACGGCATCGTCGACGGCTACGGCGGGCACGGCATCGGCACCGAGATGCACCAGGACCCGCACGTGCTCAACCACGGCCGGCCGGGCAAGGGCCCCCGCCTGGTGCCCGGCATGGCGCTGGCGATCGAGCCGATGATCACGATGGGTTCGCCGCGCACCGTCGAACTGGCGGACGGCTGGACGGTGGTGACCCGGGACGGGTCGATCGCAGCGCACGTCGAGCACACCATGGCGCTGCTGCCCGACGGGGTCTGGGTGCTGACCGCCGAGGACGGCGGCCGCGCCCGCCTCGGCGAGCTGGTCACCGCCCGCCAACCCGCCCCGACCCCCTGACCCAGCCCTCAACCCACCCAGCGGGCAGCCCTCCCAGCGGGCGGCCCCCACGCAGCCCTGGCCCACCCGGCCCCGGTTCTCCCGGCCCCGGTCCTCCCAGCCCCGGTCCTCCCGGCGGGCGGCTCACCCGGCCGGCAGCCCTATCCGGCAGGCGGTCCCCCCGGCGTCGTCCGGCCCCGGCGGCGGCACTCTTGATCAAGAGCCGTTCGTCATCCAGGGGCCGTATCGTGACGCGAACCACTTGATCACCAGCTCCGGCCGCACCGGTTCCTCTGGCCCCGCGCCCGGGGCAGTCGCCCAAGGGTTCGCCTCGCCCAGTGCCCGCCCCCGGGACACCAACCCCATGATCACCTGGCCCCCGGCCGGCGCCGGCGCCTGGAGCCGGGGCGTGATCAAGGGGTTTGCGTCATGAGGGGCGGTGGTCGCTGACGTTAATCCCTTATCACGCAGGAGGGGTGGGTGGTTCGGGGGAGTCGTCGGGGTGGTGGGGTGGTGGCATGCTTGCGGGCATGGAGGGGCGGGACGGGATGCGGGCCGCCGATGCCGACCGCGCGGCGGTGGCCGACCGGCTGCGGGCGGCGCTCGACGAGGGCCGGCTGAACCTGTACGAGTACGACGAGCGGTTGCAGCAGGCCTATGCCGCCCGCACGTACGCCGAGCTGGACGCGCTGGTGCGGGATCTGCCGGCGGTGGCGCCCCCGCCCGCGGCCGCGCTCGCGGAGCCGGTGGAGACCACCCCGGCCCGGCCGGCGACCGCCCGCTGGCTGGCCGAGGTGTGGATGCCGTACCTCCAGGTGGTGCCGATCGTCGTGGCGATCTGGGCGATTTCCTCCCTGTTCGCGCGCGATCTGCTCTATTTCTGGCCGGGCTGGGTGGCCGGGCCGTGGGGCGCGGTGCTGCTGGTGCGTACCGTCACCGGCCTGGCCGGGGGTGAGCCACGGCGGTGGGAGGCCGAGCGGGAGCGCCGCCGGCGGCGGAAGCTGGCGAAGCGGGCCCGCCGGCGGGCGCTGGAAGCCGGCGGCCCGGACGACTAGCGGCCCCTGGCCCCCGTGACCGGGGCGGTTCGGTCACCAGCCGGCGACCGGGCCGAGCGCCGCGTGCGGCGCGGCCGGTGAGCGGAGCGGGCGGCGCCTGGCGGAGCGGGCGCCCGGCGTGCGGGTCGGGGCTGGCCTGATGCCGGATTTGCCCGGTACGGTGAATCCGCTGGTGGCCGGTTTGGCGACGGCGCGCAGGCGCGCGTACACTGACTGATCGGCGCACAGCGTCCACTCCGGCATGCCCACCAAGCGCTTCGGTGGGACTCGGAGCCGCGGCTGGCGCGGGCTTTCTGATCATGGTCAGTCACCCGTGTAAGACGTTGTGGGCCGTCCGGAGCAACCGACGTCAGGACAGCGGAGGACATGCCGAAAAAAGACGGAGCCATCGAGATCGAGGGTCGGGTGATCGAGCCCCTGCCGAACGCCATGTTCCGGGTGGAGCTCGCGAACGGCCACAAGGTGCTGGCTCACATCAGCGGCAAGATGCGGCAGCACTACATCCGCATCCTGCCGGAGGACCGGGTCGTCGTCGAACTCTCGCCGTACGACCTGACCCGCGGGCGCATCGTCTACCGCTACAAGTAAGCCTGACGACGGCCGGGCCGTCCCGTGTCCGTCTTCGACGTCCGGGTCGCACCTCGCGACTCCGGGCCAGATGGGAAGTAAGGCAACCGTGAAGGTCAAGCCGAGCGTCAAGAGGATCTGCAACAAGTGCCGGGTGATCCGCCGGCACGGCCGGGTCATGGTCATCTGCACCGACCCGCGCCACAAGCAGCGCCAGGGCTGAGCCAGTCCCACCGGTCGTGACACGGCCGGTCGGATCGGTCCGGGCCGCAGATCCAGACAACACATCATCGAGCTCGTCCCAGCCGCGAGCGGTACGCAGCGCGTACTCCCTCGTGGTTGACCCCCGGTCGGAGGCCGGGGCCCGCTCGGGCAGCGGCCGATCCCGGTCGCCGGCGCGGAAGGCGCCGGAAGGACGGGACGGTCGGTAGCGGGGTGGGACGGGTCCACACCTCCGCCAGAACACCACGAGGAGTACGCCCGCACATGGCACGTCTAGTCGGCGTCGACCTCCCCCGCGAGAAGCGGATGGAGATCGCGCTCACCTACATCTTCGGCGTGGGTCGCACCCGCGCCCTGGAGACGCTCGCCGCCACCGGCATCTCGCCGGACAAGCGCGCCCGGGACCTCACGGACGAGGAGCTGGTCCAGCTCCGCGACCACATCGAGGCCAACTACAAGGTTGAAGGCGACCTGCGCCGCGAGGTCGCCGCTGACATCCGCCGCAAGGTCGAGATCGGCTGCTACGCCGGCATCCGGCACCGCCGGGGCCTGCCCGTGCGTGGTCAGCGGACGCGTACCAACGCCCGCACCCGCAAGGGCCCGAAGCGGACCGTCGCCGGCAAGAAGAAGCCCGGCAAGAAGTAACTAGGAGCGCACAGACTTATGCCACCGAAGGCTCGTGCCGGAGCCGCTGTCAAGAAGGTCCGGCGCAAGGAACGCAAGAACGTCGCCCACGGGCAGGCGCACATCAAGAGCACCTTCAACAACACCATCGTGTCCATCACGGACCCGACCGGTGCGGTCATCTCCTGGGCCTCCGCGGGCCAGGTTGGCTTCAAGGGCTCGCGCAAGTCGACCCCGTTCGCCGCGCAGCTGGCCGCCGAGGCCGCCGCGCGCCGGGCGATGGAGCACGGCATGCGCAAGGTCGACGTGTTCGTCAAGGGCCCCGGCTCCGGCCGGGAGACCGCCATCCGTTCGCTGCAGGCCGTGGGCCTGGAGGTCGGTCAGATCTCCGACGTGACCCCGCAGCCGCACAACGGGTGCCGTCCGCCGAAGCGTCGCCGGGTCTGAGAGGTAGAGAGAGATGGCTCGTTACACCGGTGCTGACTGCCGCCGTTGCCGGCGGGAGAAGATGAAGCTGTTCCTCAAGGGCAGCAAGTGCGATGGCCCGAAGTGCCCGTTCGAGTCCCGGCCGTTCCCGCCCGGGCAGCACGGCCGCGGCCGCACCAAGGAGACGGAGTACCTGCTCCAGCTCCGCGAGAAGCAGAAGGCCCGCCGGGTCTACGGCGTGCTGGAGAAGCAGTTCCGCGGTTACTACGAGGAGGCCGTGGCCAAGCAGGCCAAGACCGGTGAGGTCCTCCTGCAGATCCTCGAGTCGCGGCTGGACAACGTGGTCTACCGGGCCGGCTACGCCAAGTCCCGGGACATGGCCCGTCAGCTGGTCAAGCACGGTCACTTCACGGTGAACGGCAAGAAGGTCGACATCCCGTCGTACCGCGTCAAGGAGCACGACATCATCGAGGTGCGGGGCAAGAGCAAGGAGCTCACCCCGTTCCTGGTCGCGCAGGCCGAGGCCGGTTCGCGGAGTGTTCCGGCCTGGCTGGAGGCGATCCCCAGCCAGATGAAGATCCTCGTGCACTCGCTCCCGGCCCGGCAGGTCATCGACACCCAGGTCCAGGAGCAGCTGATCGTCGAGCTCTACTCCAAGTAAGAGCTCGTTGCGGTGGCCCGCCCCAGCCGGGGCGGGCCGCCGGAACGGTTTGTGTCGTGGGCGTCATATGGCGGGCGCCCCGGAAGAGAAGAGAAGACATGCTCATCAGCCAGCGACCGACTCTCTCCGAGGAGTCGATCAACGAGACCCGGTCCCGGTTCACCATCGAGCCGCTGGAGCCGGGCTTCGGCTACACCCTGGGCAACTCGCTGCGGCGCACGCTGCTGTCGTCGATCCCGGGTGCGGCGGTGACCTCGATCAAGATCGACGGTGTGCTGCACGAGTTCACCACGATCCCCGGGGTCAAGGAGGACGTGGTCGAGCTCGTCATGAACATCAAGGAGCTCAACGTCAGCTCCGAGCACGACGAGCCGGTCAGCATGTACCTGCGCAAGCAGGGCCCGGGCGACGTGACCGCTGGTGACATCCAGCCGCCGGCCGGCGTCTCGGTGCACAACCCGGACCTGAAGCTCGCCACCCTGAACGGCAAGGGCCGGCTCGACATGGAGCTGACCGTCGAGCGGGGCCGGGGCTACGTCACGGCGGCGCAGAACAAGCAGGCCGGCGCCGAGATCGGCCGGATCCCGGTCGACTCGATCTACTCGCCGGTGCTCAAGGTCACCTACCGGGTCGAGGCGACCCGGGTCGAGCAGCGGACCGACTTCGACCGGCTGATCATCGACGTCGAGACCAAGCCGTCGATGGGTCCGCGCACCGCGCTGGCCTCCGCCGGTTCGACGCTGGTGGAGCTCTTCGGGCTGGCCCGGGAGCTGGACGAGACCGCCGAGGGCATCGACATCGGGCCGTCCCCGCAGGACGCCCAGCTGGCGGCGGACCTGGCCCTGCCGATCGAGGAGCTGGACCTGACCGTCCGCTCCTACAACTGCCTCAAGCGCGAGGGCATCAACACCGTTGGTGAGCTCATCGGGCGTACCGAGGCCGACCTCCTCGACATCCGCAACTTCGGCCAGAAGTCGATCGACGAGGTCAAGATGAAGCTCGCCGGGATGGGGCTGGGGCTGAAGGACTCGGCTCCGAACTTCGATCCGGCGCACGTCGTGGACGCCTTCGGCGAGGCCGACTACGACACCGACGACTACCGCGAGACCGAGCAGCTCTAGTCCGCGCTGCCGCCACACCTGAGGAGCACCAAGCATGCCCACGCCCACCAAGGGCCCCCGCCTCGGCGGCAGCCCCGCGCACGAGCGGCTGATGCTGGCCAACCTGGCCACCGCGCTGTTCCAGCACGGCAAGATCCAGACCACCGAGACGAAGGCCCGGCGGCTGCGTCCGCTGGCCGAGCAGCTCATCACCAAGGCCAAGCGCGGCGACCTGGCGTCCCGCCGGCGGGTGCTGGGTGTCGTCAAGGACAAGGACGTGGTCTACGCCCTGTTCGACCAGATCGCGCCCCGGTACGCCAACCGCAACGGTGGCTACACCCGGATCGTGAAGACCGGTCCGCGCAAGGGTGACGCCGCGCCGATGGCGATCATCGAGCTGGTCGAGGAGCTGCAGGTCGCCGAGCCGAAGGCGAACAAGAAGACCGCCGCCCGCAAGGCGGCCCAGCAGGACAAGGTCGAGGCGCTCGCCCCGGCGGAGGAGACCCCGAAGTCGAACTCGGGTGACCAGGACGCCGAGCCTCCGGTCTCGGCCAGTGGCGACACCCCCCAGGCGCGCGAGGACGACGACGAGGCCAACGAGAACAAGGCCTGAGCCAGGCCACCATCGGGCCCGGCATCCCTCACGGGGTGCCGGGCCCGACCCATGAGGCGGAGGTACGAGTGGACGAGCGGACCCGGCTGCGGTTGGACGTCGCGTACGACGGCACCGACTTCTCCGGCTGGGCCGCCCAGCCGACCCGGCGCACGGTGGCCGGGGTGCTCGTGCAGACCCTCGACCTGGTGCTCGGCGCGGGCGTCGCGACCGGGCTGACCGTGGCCGGCCGGACCGACGCCGGGGTGCACGCCACCGGCCAGGTCTGCCACCTCGACCTGCCCACCGCGGTCTGGCGGGAGCGGGCGGGGAGGCTGCTGCGCCGGCTGGCCCGGCTGCTCCCCACCGACGTGCGGGTACGGGCGATGACCGAGGTGCCGGCCGACTTCGACGCCCGGTTCTCGGCCACCTTCCGCCGCTACGAGTACCGGGTCACCGACGCCCCGTACGGCGCGGAGCCGCTGCGCCGGCACGAGATCCTGGCCTGGCCGAAGCCGCTCGACCTGGCCGCGCTGAACGCCGCGGCGGCCGGACTGGTCGGCGAGCACGACTTCGCCGCGTACTGCCGGCGGAAGGAGAACGCCACCACGCTGCGCGAGGTGACCCGGCTGGACTGGCGGCGCGACCCGGACGGGGTGCTGGTCGCCACCGTGCAGGCGGACGCGTTCTGCCAGGCGATGGTGCGCAGCCTGGTCGGCGCGATGCTGGTGGCCGGGGACGGCCGCCGGCCGGTGGACTGGCCGGCGGGCCTGCTGACCCGGCGGGCGCGGTCCAGCGAGGTGACCGTCGCGCCGGCGCACGGGCTCACCCTGGTGGCGGTCGGCTACCCCGCCGACCCGGCCGAGTACGCCCACCGCGCCGAACTCACCCGCCGGCTCCGGGTGCCGACCGAATCCTGACCGCTGGCCGCCGCACCATCCCGCACAGGCGACGGGTGCGCGGCCGGTGTGGCCGCGCACCCGTTGCTCGTCGGAGCGGTCAGTTGCCCGAGCCTTCGTCATCCTCCGGGCGGCCGTTGTCGGCGCCGGTGCCGTCGTCGGTCCGGCCCGCCGTCGGCTGGCCGGCCACGCCGCCGTCGGCCCGCCGTTCCAGCACCCCCTGGTTCAGGTGCAGCTCGATCATGTCGAAGAGGATCTCGCGGACTGCGGTGTCACCGGACCTGATGGTCTCGCC
This genomic window contains:
- a CDS encoding DNA-directed RNA polymerase subunit alpha, coding for MLISQRPTLSEESINETRSRFTIEPLEPGFGYTLGNSLRRTLLSSIPGAAVTSIKIDGVLHEFTTIPGVKEDVVELVMNIKELNVSSEHDEPVSMYLRKQGPGDVTAGDIQPPAGVSVHNPDLKLATLNGKGRLDMELTVERGRGYVTAAQNKQAGAEIGRIPVDSIYSPVLKVTYRVEATRVEQRTDFDRLIIDVETKPSMGPRTALASAGSTLVELFGLARELDETAEGIDIGPSPQDAQLAADLALPIEELDLTVRSYNCLKREGINTVGELIGRTEADLLDIRNFGQKSIDEVKMKLAGMGLGLKDSAPNFDPAHVVDAFGEADYDTDDYRETEQL
- the rplQ gene encoding 50S ribosomal protein L17, which produces MPTPTKGPRLGGSPAHERLMLANLATALFQHGKIQTTETKARRLRPLAEQLITKAKRGDLASRRRVLGVVKDKDVVYALFDQIAPRYANRNGGYTRIVKTGPRKGDAAPMAIIELVEELQVAEPKANKKTAARKAAQQDKVEALAPAEETPKSNSGDQDAEPPVSASGDTPQAREDDDEANENKA
- the truA gene encoding tRNA pseudouridine(38-40) synthase TruA, which gives rise to MDERTRLRLDVAYDGTDFSGWAAQPTRRTVAGVLVQTLDLVLGAGVATGLTVAGRTDAGVHATGQVCHLDLPTAVWRERAGRLLRRLARLLPTDVRVRAMTEVPADFDARFSATFRRYEYRVTDAPYGAEPLRRHEILAWPKPLDLAALNAAAAGLVGEHDFAAYCRRKENATTLREVTRLDWRRDPDGVLVATVQADAFCQAMVRSLVGAMLVAGDGRRPVDWPAGLLTRRARSSEVTVAPAHGLTLVAVGYPADPAEYAHRAELTRRLRVPTES